In the genome of Palaemon carinicauda isolate YSFRI2023 chromosome 20, ASM3689809v2, whole genome shotgun sequence, one region contains:
- the LOC137660075 gene encoding uncharacterized protein, with protein sequence MTQNTQFLLHPKRLRTSHFAAREKARLDPKGRGWRWASFLQDIKWKGRKSGAQFVLRRLSSEIKRMARTLMLLGALAVLACGISYAYPEPVPVAYADPVAEAYPDPEAYPQPAPVAYADPEAYPQPGPVAYAEPVAVAYPEAGPEPCWGCRRRFGGYSSGGFFAGGFIGGYRRRGYYWG encoded by the exons ATGACGCAAAACACCCAATTTTTACTGCATCCTAAGAGGTTAAGGACCTCTCATTTTGCGGCTAGGGAGAAGGCGAGGTTGGACCCGAAGGGGCGAGGCTGGAGGTGGGCGAGTTTTCTTCAGGATATAAAATGGAAAGGGAGAAAGTCAGGCGCCCAGTTTGTCCTTCGTCGCTTGTCCTCAGAAATCAAGAGAATG GCTCGCACACTGATGCTCCTTGGCGCCCTAGCAGTCCTCGCATGCGGGATATCCTACGCCTATCCTGAACCAGTACCCGTGGCCTATGCAGATCCTGTAGCAGAGGCCTATCCCGACCCAGAGGCCTATCCTCAGCCGGCACCCGTGGCCTATGCCGATCCAGAGGCCTATCCTCAGCCGGGTCCCGTGGCCTATGCCGAGCCAGTAGCAGTGGCCTATCCCGAGGCAGGACCTGAGCCCTGCTGGGGATGTCGGAGGCGTTTTGGGGGTTATTCTAGCGGAGGATTCTTTG ctgGTGGCTTCATCGGCGGTTACCGACGAAGAG GTTATTACTGGGGCTAG